Part of the Geoanaerobacter pelophilus genome, GAACAATCGGATCTGTGCTGCCTGACATTGATCAATGGAAAATTAAGACAATCCTGCTTTCCCATAGCCACTTGGACCATATCAAGGGTATTCCATTCCTTGCAGATAATATAATAATTTCAAACGTAAATAATAAAGTAAGGTTGATTAGCACCTGCGATGTTTTAAACGCTGTCAGTAAGCACATTTTTAACAATGTTATCTGGCCAGACTTTTCAAAAATCCCTTCAACATGCAACCCTGTTATTGAATATGTAGAGATCCCCAGCGAGACAGAAATGGAGATAGACGGCTATTCAATTACAGCAATTCCTGTTAATCATTCTGTGCCGGCAATAGGATATCTAATAAAAAAAGGGCCTTCTGCTCTTTTGTACACAGGTGACACTGGTCCCACTGATAAAATATGGAGATATGCCGATAAAGCGTCAGCATTAATCGTTGAGGTTTCATTCCCAAATCAAATGAACGATATGGCTCTTTTAACCGGTCATTTAACACCGTCACTACTGTTAAATGAGTTGTCTAAATGCAAAGCAATCCCGCCACTTATTTTAGTCACCCACACCAAACCACAGTTCAGGGAAGAGATAATGAGAGAGCTGAGAAACATTTCGTTACCTGAAATAAAACTATTGTGTGATGAAGATGAGTACATCATATAGCTTATGCTTTGATTCGCTTGGCTTTAAGAGACTTTTCTATTTACATTTTCTGTAGTTCGAGTTAATAAATTCTATTCTTTTTATTACCATGGGATCAAATTCCATAGGAGGTGTTGCTTGCGAGAGGTCAGCACAAGAGTTTCATTCCTCTACACGTTGATAGTATTCGTAGGGACATGCTTGTTGTTTCCCACGCTTGGCCAGGCAATTGAGTGTAATGAATGTCACGGCACCAAAGTTCCGGTAGATTTCAGGCCACTCGATGATGCTTATCGAAACATGACTACCGGCGGCTTTCAAGGTAACCATCGAACACATACTTCAAAGATCGATACCAAGCAACAATGCGAGTTTTGCCATTCAGGGAGTTCCTCTTATAACCAAGGGCACCGAAATGGGAAGATAAATATTTCTAAAAATATTAACAATTCTCGTCAAAGGGCAATTTACAACAATGTCACATCTCCATGGGCGCAGACGGCTACCCCGGTTTATGGCACTTGCACCAATGTTAACTGCCATTTCGAAAATGAAACCCCTCAATGGGGTTCAAATCCATTCGTAGTACCCAATGATTGTTCCGGCTGCCATGGCTTTCCGCCATACGGTGGCAATACCGGGGCAGAGGGGAGCCATTTAGCTACTGGGCACATGATGGGTGGGGATATCGACAGTTGTGGTCATTGTCATCCGCGTCATACCGGGTTCACCCATGCGACCAGTGTCCGGCGTTCGCTTTTGGTGACCCCTCGCGATCCTACGTCAATAGCTGCTGGATATTATGACGGTCCGACAAACGATTATCTCCCGTTACAAGACAATCAGTTCGGGAAATGCAACAATATATACTGTCACAGTAATGGTTCCTCGCTTGCGACTGGAACGATCGCTGCCAATGCTTCCCCGGTCTGGGGAGGAGCATCTTTAAACTGCGGTTCTTGTCACAGTTACCCGCCCGACTATGCTAACGGCGCTCCCAAGGCCAACAGCCATGCAAAGCATTCTGTCTACGGTTTTTCCTGCAGCAGATGCCATTACAGCACAACTTCCGATAATGTAACCATTCGTAACTGGCGCAAGCATATCAGCAAGTTTTACAATATCTCTTCGCAGGAAGAGCGACTGACATACTCTTTCGCAGCCAACGGCGGGAACTGTTCCAATTTCTATTGCCATAGTAACGGCACCTCAAAGTCAACTGGAGTAGTGCAGGCCAATACCGTCAAATGGGGGAGCACTCTCACTTGCTCTTCATGCCATGCAAATCCACCCGCATATCTTACTGGTTCTCCCAAGGCCAATAGCCATGGAGCTCATTCAGGTTATAGTTGTAATAAGTGCCATGTCGACACGACTAACGATGGCGTAACCATTTCGAATCCGGCCAAGCATGATAATGGATCATATGACGTAACTGCCGGCAATGGGGCTTCATTTAACTATGTGTATTCAGCTGCTGGCGGCAGTTGTTCCAATAATGCCTGTCATAATGATGGCACTTCAGTTTCAACAGGAGTCCCTTCATCACTCCCTGCTCAATGGGGTACCTCGCTTGGATGCTCCGGTTGCCATGGCCTCCCTCCAGAGTATGTGAACGGTAGTGTGAAGTCCAACAGTCATATCGGTAAACACTCGGCTTATATGTGTAACTCCTGTCATTACGCAACATCCTCAGATGGGGTGTCTGTCACCAACTCAACAAATCATGCCAATGGTCAATACAATGTGTCCAGCGCTGTGGGCATGTTCACCTACAGTTATGCTGCTAGTGGCGGAAC contains:
- a CDS encoding 3',5'-cyclic-nucleotide phosphodiesterase — translated: MNIKVLGSSGAEFPNYRPPAYLIDNFFLLDAGTIGSVLPDIDQWKIKTILLSHSHLDHIKGIPFLADNIIISNVNNKVRLISTCDVLNAVSKHIFNNVIWPDFSKIPSTCNPVIEYVEIPSETEMEIDGYSITAIPVNHSVPAIGYLIKKGPSALLYTGDTGPTDKIWRYADKASALIVEVSFPNQMNDMALLTGHLTPSLLLNELSKCKAIPPLILVTHTKPQFREEIMRELRNISLPEIKLLCDEDEYII
- a CDS encoding CxxxxCH/CxxCH domain c-type cytochrome, with amino-acid sequence MREVSTRVSFLYTLIVFVGTCLLFPTLGQAIECNECHGTKVPVDFRPLDDAYRNMTTGGFQGNHRTHTSKIDTKQQCEFCHSGSSSYNQGHRNGKINISKNINNSRQRAIYNNVTSPWAQTATPVYGTCTNVNCHFENETPQWGSNPFVVPNDCSGCHGFPPYGGNTGAEGSHLATGHMMGGDIDSCGHCHPRHTGFTHATSVRRSLLVTPRDPTSIAAGYYDGPTNDYLPLQDNQFGKCNNIYCHSNGSSLATGTIAANASPVWGGASLNCGSCHSYPPDYANGAPKANSHAKHSVYGFSCSRCHYSTTSDNVTIRNWRKHISKFYNISSQEERLTYSFAANGGNCSNFYCHSNGTSKSTGVVQANTVKWGSTLTCSSCHANPPAYLTGSPKANSHGAHSGYSCNKCHVDTTNDGVTISNPAKHDNGSYDVTAGNGASFNYVYSAAGGSCSNNACHNDGTSVSTGVPSSLPAQWGTSLGCSGCHGLPPEYVNGSVKSNSHIGKHSAYMCNSCHYATSSDGVSVTNSTNHANGQYNVSSAVGMFTYSYAASGGTCSNVQCHANPTGYRKWGAKECDACHGAPPDTPAHRTHFSGSAQQASYTSVKTAQDYSANATGYIFNCANCHPMDINKHGNGILEVELYNPNAPQGSIKSLQSGATYKKGNRYYLDSRGFAYTNGTCSNVYCHSYSDWKTPGVENCMSNYSTCDKAAVASLVQTREYRSVTWNGSLPKNCTGCHANGPRTRSETNYGSTGNNHSWINNDYYEEGHFGKYYFTTDPISCTFCHNGTVTQLNNWSRPVIADPYSYYPTASEPYFTTMSSVPIANFSKHVNGKADVIFDKDKTFTVNFPGGYSTPPKTTFYKMSTSTYSAETKSCSNVACHLGQSTVKWGTPYKAYKYNIGEDYGCRKCHDSNHPYVSF